ATTTCCAGGTAATTTAGCTAGAAACTCTAAGTTTGCAATATCATTATTTCTTGTATAAGTTAAGAGCTTACCTGAACTTGTCGCACATCCAACGTAAAGTAAATCACCAATTTGTTTTATGTAATCAAACTCTTCACCTAAAATCGCAAATTTTGGATGATTTGGACCAACTAAAGTATTATTAGCTCGACCAATTATTTGATAATCTTTATAATCACCTATTTCATTAATTACTAAAACATCAACTTTTGGTCCTATTTTAATTGATGAATACCTTGAAAAATCAATTTCTTTAAAATAATTTTGCATTATTTATTTATTTTGCTCTTAATTCTTCATATTCACTAGGAATTAGAAAATCTTTTGATTTTACTAAATTTTCATAGAATCCATTTTTATAACCTAATTCAAATAATTTATCTAAAGCTTTATATTGAATATCACTTAGCTCAACTGAATTATCATTTGCATAAAGATCTAAATATGTATCTAAAGTATTGGCATCAACACGAATAAGACCTTTTTCAAGTAACATAGGAGCTAAAACTTTTCTATTCTTATTTGCTACATCAACTGCTTTGATTAAAGTATTTTCATAATCAATTGCACTATGAAGTGGAATTGATCTTCTAATACACATTCCACCAAGTGGCAATGGTAAACCTCCACCACTTAATTCAACCCAAATATCCCAAAGTTCACGCTCAACTTCAAGAGTATCACTAAAGTTAAGAATTGATTCATGGATTAAAACACCTGCATCAACTGTTCCATCAATTACAGCTTGCTCGATTTCTAAGAAGTTCATATAAGTAATTCTTGCATTTGGATAGGCAATTTTAAATAAAAGACCATTTGTAGTGAACTCACCACTAAGTGCAACTTTAAAATTTCTTTTTAATTTTGTACCTTTTTTCTTTATTAGTTTAGGTCCATAACCCTCTCCAAAAGAAACAGCAGTTTTTAATAAAGCATAATCTTCTTTTACAAATGGATATAAAGCAAATGAAATAGCACAAATATCATATTCACCTTTTATCGTAGCTTGGTTTAAAGTCTCAATATCATCAGCAATATTTGTAAATCTAGCATTATTAGGAGTTACCCAACCAAATTTAATCGCATAGTACATAAATATATCATCAGCATCAGGTGAATGTGCAACACTTATAGTTTTCAAAAGCAGTCCTTTGTTTTTAGTAGAGGGATTGTATCACTTAATGGTTTATTTTTTGTTTATAAAAAAATAAGATACTATTTTTAATCCCTGAAATTTTTACTATTGAAAATTATCATATTCTGAAATATTTTTTACAATATAATCTTTAAAAGATTTAAAAAC
The Poseidonibacter antarcticus DNA segment above includes these coding regions:
- a CDS encoding menaquinone biosynthesis family protein gives rise to the protein MKTISVAHSPDADDIFMYYAIKFGWVTPNNARFTNIADDIETLNQATIKGEYDICAISFALYPFVKEDYALLKTAVSFGEGYGPKLIKKKGTKLKRNFKVALSGEFTTNGLLFKIAYPNARITYMNFLEIEQAVIDGTVDAGVLIHESILNFSDTLEVERELWDIWVELSGGGLPLPLGGMCIRRSIPLHSAIDYENTLIKAVDVANKNRKVLAPMLLEKGLIRVDANTLDTYLDLYANDNSVELSDIQYKALDKLFELGYKNGFYENLVKSKDFLIPSEYEELRAK